From Canis lupus dingo isolate Sandy chromosome 24, ASM325472v2, whole genome shotgun sequence, a single genomic window includes:
- the FAM210B gene encoding protein FAM210B, mitochondrial: MAGLLALLGPAGRVGARVRPRAAWVLGAAAPCAPPPLFLPPLRRGPDALLLRAVRGDSGGRQDPSKITATTGRAVSSGQEEKQSKSQQLRKVFQEYGAVAVSLHIGISLVSLGIFYTVVSSGVDMSAVLLKLGFKESLVQSKMAAGTSTFVVAYAIHKLFAPVRISITLVSVPFIVRYFRKVGFFKPPAAKP; this comes from the exons ATGGCCGGGCTGCTGGCGCTGCTGGGCCCCGCGGGCAGGGTGGGCGCCCGGGTCCGGCCTCGCGCCGCCTGGGTCCTGGGCGCCGCCGCCCCGTGCGCGCCGCCCCCCCTGTTCCTGCCGCCGCTCCGGCGCGGGCCCGACGCTCTGCTGCTGCGCGCGGTCCGCGGGGACAGCGGCGGCCGCCAG GACCCCAGCAAAATCACTGCGACAACAGGCAGGGCTGTCAGCAGCGGacaggaggaaaagcaaagcaagtCACAGCAGCTGAGAAAGGTCTTCCAAGAGTACGGCGCCGTTGCTGTGTCGCTGCACATTGGAATCTCGTTAGTCTCCTTGGGCATCTTTTACACGGTGGTTTCAAG TGGTGTGGACATGTCTGCAGTCCTGCTTAAACTCGGATTTAAAGAGTCACTGGTGCAGTCAAAAATGGCAGCAGGCACGAGTACCTTCGTGGTGGCCTATGCCATCCACAAGCTGTTTGCCCCGGTGAGAATCAGCATCACCTTAGTTTCTGTGCCCTTCATTGTCAGATATTTTCGCAAAGTGGGATTTTTTAAACCTCCAGCTGCAAAGCCTTGA